The Holophagaceae bacterium genome segment TCTATTCAGTTAATTCACTTTTTTAACAGCCATTTTTAATTCCGTTCCATTGCGTATTGCGCGATGGCCAGGCAGGCGGTGAGTCCTGGGGAATCGATGCCGAAGAAATTGGTCAATCCCGGCACGCCATGGTCGGCTTCGCCCTGGATCAGGAAATCCCGGGCCGGCTCGCCGGGCCCCTGGAGCTTGGGCCGGATGCCCGCGTAGGCAGGTTGCAGGGAAGCCTCCGGCAAGCCCGGCCAATAGCGCCGCACCGCCGCATAGAAGGCCTCGGCTCGGGCCGGGTCCACGCCATAGTCGATGGCCTCCACCCACTCGGCGTCGGGTCCGAACCGCGCCTGCCCCGCCAGGTCCAGCGTCAGGTGGACGCCCAGCCAATCGTCCACGGGCACTGGATAGACCAGCCGTGAAAAGGGCGCAGCGCCCGGCAGTGAAAAATAAGTCCCCTTGGAGAGATGCAGGGGCGGGATCGCCTCCGGGCGGATGCCGTCGATGCTCATGGCCAGGGCCTGGGCGCCCAGGCCCGCGCAGTTGAAGCAGCGATCCGCGAGAAGGCTCGAGGGCTCCGGGCCGCCCACCTCGAAAAGGACGCCTTCCCGCAGCGAGCAGCCCCGCAGCACCGGGCTCCGCAGGACGAGCTGGGCGCCCTGCTGTTCCGCGTCCAGCAGCAGGGCCCGCATCAGGCCGTGGCTATCTACGATGCCGGTGGCGGGCGAATGCAGGGCCGCGGCGCAGCGGAGCTTGGGCTCCATTTCGAGGGCGGCGGCGGAGTCCAGCCATTCCAGTTCGACGCCATTGGCCGACGCCTGG includes the following:
- a CDS encoding NAD(P)/FAD-dependent oxidoreductase, with the protein product MDRVECVVAGAGVVGLAVARALAKAGHEVLILEAGDRIGTGISSRNSEVVHAGIYYPQDSLKASLCVSGNRLLYDYCASRGVAHQRCGKLIVATEADQIAALRGVQVQASANGVELEWLDSAAALEMEPKLRCAAALHSPATGIVDSHGLMRALLLDAEQQGAQLVLRSPVLRGCSLREGVLFEVGGPEPSSLLADRCFNCAGLGAQALAMSIDGIRPEAIPPLHLSKGTYFSLPGAAPFSRLVYPVPVDDWLGVHLTLDLAGQARFGPDAEWVEAIDYGVDPARAEAFYAAVRRYWPGLPEASLQPAYAGIRPKLQGPGEPARDFLIQGEADHGVPGLTNFFGIDSPGLTACLAIAQYAMERN